Genomic segment of Paenibacillus sp. FSL R5-0623:
ACCTCATCCATCTTCACCAAAATCACATCTGAACCAATCTTTACGATATTTCTCCAAGGAATCACCAGATCTGTCCCCCCGCCAAAAAGACCCATAAAACGGCTGTACCCTGGCACAACAATCGCTTCAATTCGTCCCTGCTTCAGATCCAACTCCAAATCACTGATCTGACCGAGGCGTTTACCATCCGTAATGTTAATGACATCCTTTGTCTGAAAGTCCGAGATTTTCATGCCTCGTGCCGCTACTTCGCTCGTATTCACTTTCATTCATTTCCGCCCCCTGTTATTCCTCTTCTGCCCGTTCTTCACGCTTCTATACAATATATGTTTCAGGGGCGAAAAATGTCCTGTTTTTCACCGAAAGTGGCAACGTTCCATAACAAAAAGACGACCAACGGTATACACTGCCCCGATTGATCGTCCTTCTGCCCTTGCATCGTGTTACGACTTTACATGTTTTTGCATCTGCTGTATCGCTGATTTCTCCAGACGTGATACCTGAGCCTGGGAAATGCCAATTTCATCAGCCACTTCCATCTGGGTTTTCCCTTCGAAAAACCGCATCGACAGAATCATTTTTTCCCGCTGACCAAGACGATGCATCGCTTCACGGAGTGCAATTTCCTCGATCCATGACACATCTTTGTTTCTGTCATCGCTGATCTGATCCATAACATAGATCGGATCTCCACCATCATGATAAATCGGTTCGAAGAGCGAGACCGGGTCCTGAATGGCGTCCAATGCAAAAACAACATCTTCCTTCGGCACATTCAGTACTTCCGCAATTTCGAATATCGTCGGTTCCCGGGAATTTTTATTCGTCAGGCTGTCACGGACCTGAAGTGCTTTGTAAGCAATGTCCCTCAAGGAGCGAGATACCCGAATTGGGTTATTATCACGCAGGTATCGACGGATTTCACCGATAATCATCGGCACCGCGTAGGTTGAAAATTTGACATTCTGGGATAAATCAAAATTATCAATGGCTTTCATCAGGCCGATGCAACCAACCTGGAACAGATCATCGACAAACTCCCCCCGATTGTTAAAACGCTGAATGACACTGAGTACCAGACGCAGGTTGCCATTCACTAATTTCTCTCTTGCTGAGCGATCATGGTGTTGCTGAAGGGAATGAAACAATTCCCGCATTTCAGTG
This window contains:
- the sigG gene encoding RNA polymerase sporulation sigma factor SigG, encoding MTRNKVEICGVDTAKLPVLTNTEMRELFHSLQQHHDRSAREKLVNGNLRLVLSVIQRFNNRGEFVDDLFQVGCIGLMKAIDNFDLSQNVKFSTYAVPMIIGEIRRYLRDNNPIRVSRSLRDIAYKALQVRDSLTNKNSREPTIFEIAEVLNVPKEDVVFALDAIQDPVSLFEPIYHDGGDPIYVMDQISDDRNKDVSWIEEIALREAMHRLGQREKMILSMRFFEGKTQMEVADEIGISQAQVSRLEKSAIQQMQKHVKS
- a CDS encoding YlmC/YmxH family sporulation protein: MKVNTSEVAARGMKISDFQTKDVINITDGKRLGQISDLELDLKQGRIEAIVVPGYSRFMGLFGGGTDLVIPWRNIVKIGSDVILVKMDEVKENTYDERDREARLYDEQQHNRIERVERIERSERNQRRTI